A single Harpia harpyja isolate bHarHar1 chromosome 6, bHarHar1 primary haplotype, whole genome shotgun sequence DNA region contains:
- the FGF6 gene encoding fibroblast growth factor 6, with amino-acid sequence MATAQRLLITMSCEASIHRTLPAFVLLGFLAGISSTHPVVSRTNGTLLERGWQSLLSRSIAGMSGEKSDVNWESDYLLGIKRQRRLYCNVGIGFHLQILPDGRISGVHNENQYSLFEISTVERGVVSLFGVKSALFIAMNNKGKLYGTAVFQDECKFKETLLPNNYNAYESNAYSGAYIALSKHGRVKRGNKVSPAMTVTHFLPRI; translated from the exons ATGGCCACTGCACAAAGACTTCTCATCACTATGTCCTGCGAAGCCAGCATTCACCGGACGTTGCCTGCTTTCGTTCTCCTGGGTTTTCTAGCTGGGATTTCTTCAACACATCCAGTTGTAAGCAGAACTAATGGCACATTGCTGGAAAGAGGATGGCAATCTCTGTTGTCCAGGTCCATTGCTGGGATGTCAGGGGAGAAGTCAGATGTGAACTGGGAGAGTGACTATTTGCTAGGAATCAAGAGGCAGCGGAGGCTTTACTGCAACGTGGGCATCGGGTTTCACCTTCAAATCCTCCCAGACGGAAGGATAAGCGGAGTTCACAATGAAAACCAATACA GTCTCTTTGAAATATCCACTGTAGAGAGAGGTGTTGTTAGCCTGTTTGGTGTGAAAAGTGCTCTCTTCATTGCAATGAACAACAAGGGGAAGTTATATGGAACA GCTGTTTTCCAAGATGAGTGCAAATTCAAAGAAACCTTGCTGCCCAATAACTACAATGCATATGAATCAAATGCTTACAGTGGTGCTTACATAGCACTCAGCAAACATGGGAGAGTGAAGAGAGGAAACAAGGTTTCTCCTGCTATGACTGTGACCCACTTCTTACCGAGAATATGA